The following are encoded together in the Diabrotica undecimpunctata isolate CICGRU chromosome 7, icDiaUnde3, whole genome shotgun sequence genome:
- the ND-MWFE gene encoding uncharacterized protein ND-MWFE, whose product MWFEILPSLGIIVGALAFPHISSYYINYILVGNMFRRNMESMEERLQYLRDRRLTNNPYKVQGLEAIPDESEESETVLKEKDSSDDNDKC is encoded by the exons ATGTGGTTTGAAATTTTGCCATCGTTGGGTATTATAGTTGGAGCATTGGCATTTCCACACATCTCTTCTTATTATATCAATTATATACTCGTAGGAAATATGTTTAGAAGAAATATGGAGAGTATGGAG GAAAGATTACAGTACTTAAGAGACAGAAGGCTTACCAATAATCCATATAAAGTCCAGGGATTAGAAGCTATTCCAGATGAAAGTGAAGAATCTGAGAcagtattaaaagaaaaagataGTAGTGATGACAATGACAAATGCTAA